A window of Phocoena phocoena chromosome 6, mPhoPho1.1, whole genome shotgun sequence contains these coding sequences:
- the CTSB gene encoding cathepsin B, translating to MWRLLATLSLVVLTSAWSDVHFPPLSDELVNFVNKQNTTWKAGHNFYNVDLSYVKKLCGTFLGGPKLPQRAAFAEGMILPESFDAREQWPNCPTIREIRDQGSCGSCWAFGAVEAISDRLCIRSNGRVNVEVSAEDMLTCCGDECGDGCNGGFPSGAWNFWTKQGLVSGGLYNSHVGCRPYSIPPCEHHVNGSRPPCTGEGDTPKCSKICEPGYTPSYKEDKHFGCSSYSVSGSEKEIMAEIYKNGPVEGAFSVYSDFLLYKSGVYQHVTGEMMGGHAIRILGWGVENGTPYWLVGNSWNTDWGDNGFFKILRGEDHCGIESEIVAGIPCPRQY from the exons ATGTGGCGGCTCCTGGCCACACTCAGCCTGGTGGTGCTGACCAGTGCCTGGAGCGATGTGCATTTCCCGCCTCTGTCGGATGAGCTGGTCAACTTCGTTAACAAGCAGAACACTACGTGGAAG GCTGGACACAACTTCTACAACGTGGACCTGAGCTACGTGAAGAAGCTGTGTGGCACCTTCCTGGGCGGGCCCAAGCTGCCCCAGAG AGCTGCCTTTGCTGAGGGCATGATTCTGCCTGAAAGCTTCGACGCCCGGGAACAGTGGCCAAACTGCCCGACCATCAGAGAGATCAGAGACCAGGGTTCCTGCGGCTCCTGCTGG GCGTTCGGGGCTGTGGAAGCCATCTCTGACCGGCTCTGCATCCGCAGCAATGGACGTGTCAACGTGGAGGTGTCGGCCGAGGACATGCTGACCTGCTGTGGCGACGAGTGTGGGGATGG CTGTAATGGCGGCTTCCCCTCTGGAGCCTGGAACTTCTGGACGAAACAAGGCCTGGTGTCCGGGGGCCTCTATAACTCACATGTGG GCTGCAGGCCCTACTCCATCCCCCCCTGCGAGCACCACGTGAACGGCTCGCGGCCCCCGTGCACGGGGGAGGGCGACACCCCCAAGTGCAGCAAGATCTGTGAGCCCGGCTACACCCCATCCTACAAAGAAGACAAGCACTTTG GATGCAGTTCCTACAGCGTCTCCGGTAGCGAGAAGGAGATCATGGCGGAGATCTACAAAAACGGCCCAGTCGAGGGGGCCTTCTCCGTGTATTCGGACTTCCTGCTGTACAAGTCTG GGGTGTACCAGCACGTCACAGGAGAGATGATGGGAGGCCACGCCATCCGCATCCTGGGCTGGGGAGTGGAGAACGGCACCCCCTACTGGCTGGTCGGCAACTCCTGGAACACCGACTGGGGTGACAATG GCTTCTTTAAAATCCTCAGAGGAGAGGATCACTGTGGAATCGAATCGGAAATTGTGGCTGGAATCCCATGCCCTCGTCAGTACTAG